A region of Thermovibrio ammonificans HB-1 DNA encodes the following proteins:
- the proB gene encoding glutamate 5-kinase: protein MLKRAKRIVVKVGSQLLSGAEGLNLEFIDELSRQVAKLREAGREVILVSSGAVLAGIKALGLNRKPFSLAEKQALSAVGQPYLMAEYRRAFNRFGLEVAQVLLTAEDLRSKERFLNAKNTFEALLKFGVVPVVNENDTVSVEEIKIGDNDNLSAHVAVLTDADLLVMLTVSNGIYDKDPRSNPDAKLVPVVERPEELFSSCDFSCKTSFGTGGMGTKVEAASKAAKKGIPVIVAGGKEPDVLLRIVSGERVGTLFLPSKKLRAKTYRILYLMKPKGRLYVDEGAKRAVVEQGMSLLSKGVKRFEGQFEKGDAVEVCTLDGSVIGKGIVKCSSESLYDSKVCIHRDDFVLTGD, encoded by the coding sequence ATGCTGAAGAGGGCAAAGAGGATAGTGGTTAAGGTTGGCTCCCAGCTCCTTTCTGGAGCGGAGGGGCTCAACCTTGAGTTTATAGACGAGCTCTCCCGCCAGGTTGCCAAACTGAGGGAGGCCGGGCGGGAGGTTATACTCGTCAGCTCCGGAGCCGTGCTTGCCGGTATTAAGGCCCTCGGCCTTAACAGGAAGCCCTTCTCCCTTGCCGAGAAGCAGGCCCTCTCTGCCGTGGGTCAGCCCTACTTAATGGCCGAGTACAGGAGGGCCTTTAACCGATTCGGCCTTGAGGTTGCTCAGGTTCTCCTTACCGCCGAGGACCTGCGCTCTAAGGAGCGTTTCCTCAACGCCAAGAATACCTTTGAAGCCCTTTTAAAGTTCGGCGTTGTTCCCGTTGTAAACGAGAACGACACCGTTTCGGTTGAGGAGATAAAGATAGGGGATAACGACAACCTGTCGGCCCACGTTGCCGTTCTTACAGATGCCGACCTTCTGGTTATGCTTACCGTGAGTAACGGTATTTACGATAAGGACCCCCGCTCGAACCCGGATGCGAAGCTCGTTCCGGTTGTAGAAAGGCCCGAGGAGCTCTTCAGCAGTTGCGATTTCTCCTGTAAGACCTCCTTCGGCACGGGAGGTATGGGAACAAAGGTAGAGGCAGCCTCTAAGGCGGCGAAGAAGGGGATTCCGGTTATCGTTGCGGGGGGTAAGGAGCCCGACGTCCTCCTCAGAATAGTTTCGGGAGAGCGGGTCGGGACGCTCTTTCTGCCCTCTAAGAAGCTCAGGGCGAAAACTTACCGGATTCTCTACCTTATGAAGCCAAAGGGGCGCCTTTACGTTGATGAGGGTGCGAAGAGGGCGGTTGTTGAGCAAGGTATGAGCCTCCTCTCCAAGGGGGTGAAGCGTTTCGAGGGGCAGTTTGAGAAGGGGGATGCCGTTGAAGTGTGCACCCTCGACGGCTCGGTTATAGGTAAGGGAATAGTTAAGTGCAGCAGTGAGAGCCTTTACGACTCAAAGGTTTGTATCCACAGGGACGATTTTGTTTTAACCGGAGATTGA
- the obgE gene encoding GTPase ObgE — protein MAQFIDRAKIFVQGGHGGNGCVAFRREKFVPKGGPSGGSGGKGGDVVLVADRNVHTLLDFKYKRHYRAERGRHGEGNKRSGKSGEDLIIKVPVGTVVRDAETGEVLGDLTEHGQRLVVARGGRGGRGNAEFATPTRRAPDFAEPGEPGEERWIELELKLLADVGLVGFPNAGKSTFLSRVSAARPEIADYPFTTLRPILGVAKVGDHSFVVADIPGLIEGAHQGKGLGHEFLRHVERTKLLLHLIDLTDPTRTPEEAFEAINRELSLYSPELARKPQIVVGTKLDALHDRSVLDRLRRFFAEKGYPFFAVSAVTGEGMDRLMGFVSEKLKELERSDAEEGKEDSG, from the coding sequence ATGGCCCAGTTCATAGATAGAGCTAAAATTTTTGTCCAAGGCGGTCACGGTGGCAACGGGTGTGTTGCCTTTAGGAGGGAGAAGTTCGTCCCCAAAGGCGGCCCTTCGGGTGGAAGCGGCGGTAAGGGGGGCGACGTTGTTCTGGTTGCCGACAGGAACGTTCACACCCTGCTGGACTTTAAGTACAAGCGCCACTACAGAGCCGAGAGGGGACGCCACGGAGAGGGTAATAAGCGGAGCGGTAAGAGCGGAGAGGACCTGATTATCAAGGTTCCCGTTGGCACCGTTGTTAGGGATGCCGAGACCGGAGAGGTGCTCGGTGATTTGACCGAGCACGGCCAGAGGCTCGTAGTTGCAAGGGGAGGCCGCGGCGGTAGGGGTAACGCCGAGTTCGCCACCCCTACAAGGAGGGCCCCCGACTTTGCCGAGCCGGGAGAGCCCGGGGAGGAGCGGTGGATTGAGCTGGAGCTGAAGCTCCTTGCAGATGTGGGTCTTGTGGGTTTTCCCAATGCCGGTAAGTCCACCTTCCTCTCGAGGGTTTCTGCCGCAAGGCCCGAGATTGCCGACTACCCCTTTACCACCCTCAGGCCGATTCTGGGCGTTGCAAAGGTGGGCGACCACTCCTTCGTTGTTGCCGATATTCCCGGCCTAATAGAAGGAGCTCACCAGGGGAAGGGCCTGGGACACGAGTTTCTCAGGCACGTTGAGAGGACTAAGCTTCTGCTGCACCTGATAGACCTTACAGACCCAACCCGGACTCCCGAGGAGGCCTTTGAGGCGATAAACAGGGAGCTGAGCCTTTACTCTCCGGAGCTAGCCCGGAAACCTCAGATAGTTGTAGGGACGAAGCTTGACGCTCTGCACGACAGGAGCGTTCTGGATAGGCTCCGGCGGTTTTTCGCCGAAAAAGGGTATCCTTTCTTTGCCGTTTCCGCCGTTACCGGCGAAGGTATGGACAGGCTCATGGGATTTGTGTCGGAGAAGCTGAAGGAGCTGGAAAGGAGCGATGCTGAAGAGGGCAAAGAGGATAGTGGTTAA
- a CDS encoding RNase A-like domain-containing protein, with translation MKKLLTFLLVLLLPLLSLTGCLQEKPQEPKVNHAALKELGYRGLAFYERHGGHTIRKHVGKTGSWLKERLKREERLKSASTFYDLKTAERVVEAAISQNREKILRWLKNPNAPNKLVITYRGSKPIGFKVTRVQKGVFEESTCTDARVILKKDGRFGYIVLTAYPI, from the coding sequence ATGAAGAAACTGCTTACCTTCCTGCTGGTTCTACTGCTGCCGCTGCTGAGCCTTACGGGTTGCCTGCAAGAGAAACCCCAGGAGCCCAAAGTAAACCACGCGGCCCTTAAAGAGCTCGGGTACAGGGGGCTTGCCTTCTACGAACGCCACGGAGGTCACACGATACGCAAACACGTGGGCAAAACCGGAAGCTGGCTCAAAGAGCGGCTCAAGAGGGAAGAGAGGCTGAAGTCCGCAAGCACCTTCTACGACCTTAAAACCGCCGAAAGAGTGGTAGAGGCCGCAATAAGCCAGAACAGGGAGAAGATACTGAGGTGGCTGAAGAACCCCAACGCCCCCAACAAGCTGGTAATAACCTACAGGGGAAGCAAACCCATAGGCTTCAAAGTGACCAGGGTTCAAAAGGGGGTATTCGAAGAGTCCACCTGCACAGACGCCAGGGTAATCTTGAAAAAAGACGGAAGGTTTGGTTACATAGTTCTTACCGCATACCCAATTTAA
- a CDS encoding tRNA1(Val) (adenine(37)-N6)-methyltransferase, producing MEAKYDLSTFLDNRCRFYQRTDGFRFGTDTFLLTDFVKLKGKERLADLGTGCGVIPILLLLKHPKVEAVGIDVLEENVKLALKNAELNKVAERFQAVTLNVTQVKEHFRPSSFDVVVSNPPFIEVGRGSTSTRSMHRAVARQELKAKLEDFIKAASYLLKDRGRFFLLLPTVRFTDAVELLRANKLEPKRLRFIYPEPSAQANLFLLESVKGGGKGVVVEPPLVVYKDAKVREYTEEVAAKYRDFLKSG from the coding sequence GTGGAGGCTAAGTACGACCTATCGACCTTCCTCGATAACAGGTGTCGGTTCTACCAGAGAACCGACGGCTTTCGGTTCGGAACCGACACCTTCCTCCTTACAGACTTCGTAAAACTCAAAGGCAAAGAGCGCTTAGCAGATTTGGGAACCGGCTGCGGCGTTATCCCGATACTGCTGCTGCTTAAACACCCAAAAGTTGAGGCGGTAGGTATAGACGTTCTCGAAGAGAACGTTAAACTCGCCCTGAAAAACGCAGAGCTGAACAAAGTAGCAGAAAGGTTCCAAGCGGTAACCCTAAACGTTACTCAGGTAAAAGAGCACTTCAGGCCCTCCTCCTTCGACGTTGTGGTCTCCAACCCTCCCTTTATCGAAGTGGGACGGGGCTCAACCTCAACGAGGAGTATGCACCGGGCGGTTGCACGCCAGGAGCTCAAGGCAAAACTGGAGGACTTCATAAAGGCGGCAAGCTACCTGCTCAAAGACAGGGGGCGTTTCTTCCTCCTCCTGCCTACGGTAAGGTTCACAGACGCGGTGGAACTCCTCAGGGCCAACAAGCTCGAGCCAAAAAGGCTCAGGTTCATCTACCCGGAGCCCTCGGCCCAGGCAAACCTATTCCTGTTGGAGTCGGTTAAGGGGGGCGGAAAGGGCGTGGTTGTTGAGCCGCCGCTCGTTGTTTACAAGGACGCAAAAGTCAGGGAGTACACAGAGGAAGTTGCCGCCAAGTACAGGGATTTTTTAAAATCAGGTTAA
- a CDS encoding SixA phosphatase family protein, whose protein sequence is MGKRVFLVRHAKAVDRREWDRDDCSRPLTPEGVEEFKSFLNWLLPVFPSSLKVVSSPCDRALETARILAELLNAPLKVDGRLAPDAEPEEYMEVVKAYRGNLALVGHEPDLSLFLNYLTCLSPAKVAFKKGAVAELRKKGGEWKLYALFNPKSITRSGRKS, encoded by the coding sequence ATGGGTAAGAGAGTATTCCTTGTAAGGCACGCAAAGGCCGTAGACAGGCGGGAATGGGATAGAGACGACTGCTCGAGGCCCCTTACACCGGAAGGAGTTGAGGAGTTTAAGAGCTTCCTTAACTGGCTTCTGCCCGTTTTCCCGAGCTCCCTAAAGGTGGTCTCTTCCCCTTGCGACAGGGCCCTTGAGACCGCCCGCATACTCGCAGAGCTCCTTAACGCCCCCCTAAAGGTAGACGGCAGGCTCGCTCCCGATGCCGAGCCGGAGGAGTACATGGAGGTGGTTAAGGCCTACCGGGGCAATTTGGCCCTTGTTGGCCACGAGCCGGACCTTTCGCTCTTTTTAAACTACCTTACCTGCCTCAGCCCCGCCAAGGTGGCCTTTAAAAAGGGGGCCGTTGCAGAGCTGAGGAAAAAGGGCGGGGAGTGGAAGCTCTACGCCCTGTTTAACCCTAAGTCCATCACTCGTAGCGGGCGAAAGAGCTGA
- the ppk1 gene encoding polyphosphate kinase 1, with product MGSAKVNLNDPKLYINRELSWLEFNRRVLEEAEDPSNPLLERLKFLAIFFTNLDEFFMIRVAGLKKMVEAGVNRPSFDGLTPVEQLRKISKKTRELLKVAERDYRELLKELRGEKLYIYSYGELPARLKRKADKYFKEIVFPVLTPLAVDLTHPFPHLPSLSFNIIVEMRSHELKFGLIPVPKVLPRFVKLDESHYLYLEDLILNHVEELFPNQEITETATFRVTRDADIVIQEDEADDLLEEVEKGLRKRKFGKPVRLEINGGSEFILALLKDELELTDQDIFQMKIPLNLSDLWSLYKGVDRPDLKFPPYVPYYPPQFEVDLFLALRRESALLFHPYESFDPVVELLQEAAEDPKVLAIKQTLYRVGKNSPVVEALSRAAQNGKEVTAVVELKARFDEESNIVWAKKLEEDGVHVVYGVPGLKTHAKLLMIVREEEGRIRRYVHFGTGNYNVETARVYSDVSYLTCDDELGEDVSRLFNVITGYFHPPKLNRLYISPVDLKEKILSLIEEEASLGGKGRIVAKMNSLVDPEVIRALYRASRAGVKIDLIVRGICCLRPGLKGISENIRVVSIVGKYLEHARIFYFGKGDRVFISSADWMPRNFHRRVETLVPVEEPKLKEKLKEILKIQLRDTAKARILQPDGTYVRPEKRDFNSQEYFERWVREYSL from the coding sequence ATGGGGAGTGCTAAGGTCAACCTGAACGACCCGAAGCTCTACATAAACAGGGAGCTCTCCTGGCTGGAGTTTAACAGGAGAGTGCTCGAGGAGGCGGAAGACCCTTCGAACCCGCTCCTTGAGAGGCTGAAGTTCCTTGCCATTTTCTTTACCAACCTCGATGAGTTCTTCATGATAAGGGTTGCCGGCCTGAAAAAGATGGTAGAGGCCGGCGTAAACAGGCCCTCTTTCGACGGCCTGACCCCCGTTGAGCAGCTGAGGAAGATTTCAAAGAAGACCAGGGAGCTTCTGAAAGTTGCGGAACGGGACTACAGGGAGCTTCTGAAGGAGCTCAGGGGGGAGAAGCTCTACATCTACTCCTACGGCGAGCTTCCCGCCCGCCTCAAAAGGAAGGCCGACAAGTACTTTAAAGAGATAGTCTTCCCCGTTTTAACCCCTCTGGCCGTAGACCTTACCCACCCCTTCCCCCACCTGCCCTCCCTCTCTTTCAACATCATCGTTGAGATGCGCTCCCACGAGCTTAAGTTCGGCCTCATCCCCGTTCCGAAGGTGCTTCCCAGGTTTGTGAAGCTGGATGAGTCCCACTACCTCTACCTTGAAGACCTCATTCTGAACCACGTTGAAGAGCTGTTTCCGAATCAGGAGATAACTGAGACTGCAACATTTAGAGTTACCCGCGATGCCGACATAGTGATTCAGGAAGACGAGGCCGACGACCTCCTTGAAGAGGTAGAAAAGGGGCTGAGAAAGAGGAAGTTCGGCAAGCCCGTCCGTTTAGAGATAAACGGAGGTTCGGAGTTTATACTGGCCCTCTTAAAGGACGAGCTTGAACTTACCGACCAAGACATCTTCCAGATGAAAATCCCCCTTAACCTCTCCGACCTCTGGAGCCTATACAAGGGGGTAGACAGGCCCGACCTCAAGTTCCCCCCTTACGTTCCCTACTACCCTCCCCAGTTTGAAGTGGACCTTTTCCTCGCCCTCAGGAGGGAGAGTGCCCTGCTCTTTCACCCTTATGAGTCGTTCGACCCGGTAGTTGAACTGCTTCAGGAGGCCGCAGAAGACCCTAAAGTTCTTGCCATAAAGCAGACCCTCTACAGGGTGGGGAAGAACTCTCCGGTTGTTGAGGCCCTCAGCCGGGCGGCTCAGAACGGCAAAGAGGTTACTGCCGTTGTAGAACTTAAGGCCCGCTTCGATGAGGAGAGCAACATAGTGTGGGCCAAGAAACTCGAAGAAGACGGCGTTCACGTTGTTTACGGCGTTCCCGGTCTGAAAACCCACGCAAAGCTCCTGATGATTGTCAGGGAGGAGGAAGGGAGAATAAGGCGCTACGTCCACTTCGGAACCGGAAACTACAACGTTGAAACCGCAAGGGTTTACTCCGACGTCAGTTACCTTACCTGCGACGACGAGCTGGGAGAGGACGTATCCCGGCTGTTTAACGTTATAACGGGTTACTTCCACCCTCCGAAGCTAAACAGGCTCTACATTTCCCCCGTTGACCTTAAGGAGAAAATCCTCAGTCTCATAGAGGAGGAGGCTTCTCTGGGCGGCAAGGGCAGGATAGTGGCCAAGATGAACTCCCTGGTTGACCCGGAGGTTATCCGGGCCCTTTACAGAGCTTCCCGTGCAGGGGTTAAAATCGACCTTATAGTAAGGGGAATCTGCTGTTTAAGGCCCGGGCTTAAGGGGATAAGCGAGAACATCAGGGTTGTAAGCATTGTGGGTAAGTACCTTGAGCACGCCCGTATCTTCTACTTCGGTAAGGGCGATAGGGTTTTTATAAGCAGTGCCGACTGGATGCCCAGGAACTTCCACAGGCGGGTAGAGACCCTGGTTCCGGTTGAAGAGCCGAAGCTGAAGGAGAAACTTAAGGAGATTTTAAAGATTCAGCTCAGGGACACGGCAAAGGCCCGGATACTCCAGCCCGACGGCACCTACGTAAGGCCCGAGAAGAGAGACTTTAACTCCCAGGAGTACTTTGAGCGATGGGTAAGAGAGTATTCCTTGTAA
- a CDS encoding phosphatase, with protein sequence MAGKKVAVVDIGSNTVKLFVYRVEGKKIKKLFSESFYLRLLNFVEDGRLTEEGIQRLIFALEAFKERLQELRPDCTFAVATYVLRVIENRDEVVRRISRLFEVTVLSGEEEAYYSALGALLDVKLSECLLFDIGGGSLEVCEIREGEPRFCKSYPLGTLAFKGSVKNGVVTDLRKVRWTVRHHVNPYDFEMSESDVLVAVGGSVRALKKVAGKRRIKRKQLKDIVEKLLKMTPEEISREFDIQLSRALTVAVAAVVALELMDIFKCKELLISKYGIREGLVYKRVVLDGEC encoded by the coding sequence TTGGCCGGTAAAAAGGTCGCGGTTGTAGATATCGGTTCGAACACCGTTAAGCTCTTCGTTTACAGGGTAGAGGGGAAGAAGATAAAGAAGCTCTTCTCGGAGTCCTTCTACCTGAGGCTCCTCAACTTTGTTGAGGATGGCCGTTTAACGGAAGAGGGGATTCAGAGGCTCATCTTTGCCCTTGAGGCTTTTAAGGAGAGGCTTCAGGAGCTCCGTCCCGACTGCACTTTTGCCGTTGCCACTTACGTTTTAAGGGTTATTGAGAACCGTGATGAGGTTGTCAGACGGATAAGCCGCCTCTTTGAGGTTACGGTTCTCTCGGGGGAAGAAGAGGCCTACTACTCGGCCCTGGGGGCGCTTCTTGATGTGAAGCTCTCGGAGTGTCTGCTCTTTGACATAGGCGGCGGCAGCTTGGAGGTTTGCGAGATAAGGGAGGGAGAGCCCCGTTTCTGTAAGAGCTACCCTTTGGGAACTCTTGCCTTTAAGGGAAGCGTAAAGAACGGCGTTGTTACCGACCTGCGCAAGGTCAGGTGGACGGTTCGCCACCACGTTAACCCCTACGATTTTGAGATGAGCGAGAGCGACGTTCTGGTTGCCGTAGGGGGAAGCGTAAGGGCCCTTAAGAAGGTGGCCGGCAAGAGGCGGATAAAGCGGAAGCAGCTTAAGGATATTGTTGAGAAGCTCCTCAAGATGACTCCCGAAGAGATAAGCAGGGAGTTCGATATTCAGCTCAGCAGGGCTCTGACCGTTGCCGTTGCCGCCGTAGTGGCCCTTGAGCTGATGGATATATTTAAGTGCAAGGAGCTTCTCATCTCCAAGTACGGCATAAGAGAGGGTCTCGTTTATAAGAGGGTGGTTTTAGATGGGGAGTGCTAA
- a CDS encoding NAD(P)/FAD-dependent oxidoreductase yields MEHFDVIVVGGGPAGFNAVKAVRSLYPEKRVLVLNDREDLQIPCSIPYVVAGLLKPEDNRYPVKKLAELGATLLFERVVSVNPQESRIFTESGKLYSYDRLVLATGWLPRRLPVEGTDLEGVYYIDNSTEAVINLVKEVASAKRIAIVGGGFISIGFADLISRFLKKEITVIEASHRIGSGVFSGDFESEMTSLLESAGVRVLKGAKVTTLEGSGRVEAVLLEGGERIEADLVLIFIGFLPNSKLAVDASLKVDRGFVVVDRFLRSSVDNILAAGNVALHYSAVDGAPWPGMVASVSARDGRIAGANTAGPVVEDRGIVPAGVTEVGGRFFGFAGYTQELLSGKGFDFKKCGVTSADAYPKAIGAKPLKLDLYFLKGSGRLVGAEVEASSRYVAPLVDLVAGLVERGITAYELLSKVSVAFPPVTPPPLLQPLQEAALAFLRS; encoded by the coding sequence ATGGAGCACTTCGACGTTATCGTTGTAGGGGGCGGCCCTGCCGGGTTCAACGCCGTTAAGGCGGTAAGGAGTCTCTACCCCGAAAAGAGGGTTCTGGTTTTAAACGACAGGGAAGACCTTCAGATTCCCTGTTCCATTCCCTACGTTGTTGCCGGCCTGCTGAAGCCTGAAGATAACCGCTACCCGGTTAAAAAGCTTGCCGAGCTGGGTGCAACTTTACTGTTTGAGCGGGTAGTTTCGGTTAACCCTCAGGAGTCTCGGATTTTCACAGAGTCGGGGAAGCTCTACTCCTACGACAGGCTCGTTCTTGCGACGGGGTGGCTTCCCAGGCGTCTGCCCGTTGAAGGGACCGACCTTGAGGGGGTTTACTACATAGACAACTCTACCGAGGCGGTAATCAACCTCGTTAAAGAGGTAGCCTCGGCAAAGCGTATAGCCATAGTGGGCGGCGGTTTTATCAGCATAGGTTTCGCAGACCTCATCTCCAGGTTCCTGAAGAAAGAGATAACCGTAATAGAGGCGTCCCACAGGATAGGATCGGGCGTTTTCTCCGGGGATTTTGAGTCGGAAATGACCTCGCTCCTTGAGTCTGCCGGCGTTAGGGTTTTAAAAGGTGCGAAAGTTACAACCCTTGAAGGGAGCGGCAGGGTAGAGGCGGTCCTCCTTGAGGGGGGCGAGCGTATAGAGGCCGACCTTGTCCTTATTTTCATCGGCTTCCTGCCCAACTCTAAGCTCGCCGTTGACGCCTCTTTGAAGGTCGATAGGGGTTTTGTTGTTGTAGATAGGTTCCTGAGGAGCTCGGTTGACAATATCCTTGCCGCCGGTAACGTTGCCCTCCACTACAGTGCCGTAGACGGCGCCCCCTGGCCCGGTATGGTGGCCTCCGTTTCTGCTCGAGACGGAAGGATAGCGGGTGCCAACACTGCGGGCCCCGTTGTTGAAGACAGGGGTATTGTTCCTGCAGGGGTTACAGAGGTCGGCGGCAGGTTCTTCGGCTTTGCAGGCTACACTCAGGAGCTCCTTTCCGGGAAGGGCTTTGACTTTAAGAAGTGCGGAGTAACCTCCGCCGACGCCTACCCGAAGGCCATAGGGGCAAAGCCTTTGAAGCTCGACCTCTACTTTTTAAAGGGAAGCGGCAGGCTGGTGGGAGCCGAAGTGGAGGCCTCGAGCCGCTACGTTGCCCCCCTTGTTGACCTTGTTGCCGGACTCGTAGAGAGGGGGATTACCGCCTACGAACTCCTCTCTAAGGTGAGCGTTGCCTTCCCGCCGGTTACTCCTCCGCCCCTGCTTCAGCCCTTGCAGGAGGCAGCTTTAGCCTTCCTACGCTCTTAA
- a CDS encoding YfdX family protein: MRQLLTAALALSLISGTALAATPAEKGKESVKEKVHQLQMKKEALSFEQALRAVAYTDKVIFLLEHGKKEEALKLLNEAQKSLNEFLKLHPNLQLLPLDQQIIVLGYNGDVKTAQEALKKVKELLQKGRVQDARLLLAQLVDEIDVVTTYLPVAMYNHILALAKQYVQEGKIQEAIQTLALVRGSLIIDEVAIPIPFIKAQEFIKDAISVAKKDKKKAIEFVEAARKELQLARVLGYAYDYQKAYEELEKELEKVEKELKSGKESGSLLKKIEGEIHSLGQKARTERKK, translated from the coding sequence ATGAGACAGCTTCTAACCGCAGCACTCGCACTCTCCTTAATCTCCGGAACGGCACTGGCCGCAACCCCCGCCGAGAAGGGTAAGGAGAGCGTTAAAGAGAAGGTCCACCAGCTCCAGATGAAAAAGGAGGCCCTCTCCTTTGAGCAGGCACTAAGGGCCGTAGCCTACACAGACAAGGTCATCTTCCTGCTCGAGCACGGGAAGAAAGAAGAGGCCCTGAAGCTCCTCAATGAAGCTCAAAAGTCCCTTAACGAGTTTCTGAAGCTCCACCCCAACCTCCAGCTCCTTCCCCTCGACCAGCAGATAATCGTTCTGGGCTACAACGGAGACGTTAAAACGGCCCAAGAGGCTCTCAAAAAGGTTAAAGAGCTCCTCCAAAAGGGCAGAGTTCAAGACGCAAGGCTGCTGCTTGCCCAGCTCGTAGATGAGATAGACGTAGTCACCACCTACCTGCCCGTTGCCATGTACAACCACATACTCGCCCTGGCGAAACAGTACGTTCAAGAAGGGAAAATCCAGGAAGCAATCCAAACGCTGGCCCTTGTAAGGGGTAGCCTCATAATAGATGAAGTTGCCATACCGATACCCTTCATTAAAGCCCAGGAGTTCATCAAAGACGCAATCTCCGTTGCCAAAAAGGACAAGAAGAAGGCGATTGAGTTCGTAGAGGCGGCACGTAAAGAGCTTCAGCTGGCAAGGGTTCTCGGCTACGCCTACGACTACCAGAAGGCCTACGAAGAGCTCGAGAAAGAGCTCGAAAAAGTGGAAAAAGAGCTCAAGAGCGGCAAGGAGTCCGGCTCACTGCTGAAGAAAATCGAAGGGGAAATCCACTCCCTCGGGCAGAAGGCAAGGACCGAAAGGAAGAAGTAA
- the fbp gene encoding class 1 fructose-bisphosphatase, which produces MAVTLTSYLFQQKGELPHVTDELVLLLNEIAAATKEIAGKVRKAGLLGVLGSAGKVNVQGEEVQKLDELANEILLESLKSCGKACQITSEEVEDCLVVSESGYAVAFDPLDGSSNIDVNVSIGTIFSVHKDSVMKPGREQLAAGYVIYGPSTMMVLTLGNGVVAFTLDPESGNYLLSHPEVKLPEKGKIYSINEANRDKWTSDGLRRFIDFLKGEKYTLRYVGSMVADVHRTLFKGGVFIYPADRKNTSGKLRLLYEASPMAFLVEQAGGLASTGEKPILDVVPEKLHQRVPVILGSRWEVEKCLEFMREG; this is translated from the coding sequence ATGGCGGTTACACTCACCTCTTACCTTTTCCAGCAGAAAGGGGAGCTTCCCCACGTTACAGACGAGCTGGTTCTGTTGCTTAACGAGATTGCGGCGGCCACCAAGGAGATTGCCGGAAAGGTTAGAAAGGCCGGCCTTTTGGGAGTTCTGGGCAGTGCCGGTAAGGTTAACGTTCAGGGTGAGGAGGTTCAGAAGCTCGACGAGCTTGCAAACGAAATCCTGCTCGAGAGCTTAAAGAGCTGCGGTAAGGCGTGCCAGATAACCTCCGAGGAGGTTGAAGACTGTCTGGTTGTCTCTGAAAGCGGCTACGCTGTTGCCTTCGACCCCTTAGACGGCTCTTCCAACATAGACGTTAACGTGAGCATCGGCACCATCTTCTCGGTTCACAAAGACAGCGTTATGAAACCCGGCAGGGAGCAGCTTGCCGCCGGTTACGTTATCTACGGCCCGTCAACCATGATGGTTTTAACGCTCGGGAATGGCGTTGTGGCCTTTACCCTCGACCCCGAGAGCGGTAACTACCTCCTTTCCCACCCCGAGGTTAAGCTGCCCGAGAAGGGGAAGATTTACTCGATTAACGAGGCCAACAGGGACAAGTGGACGAGCGACGGCCTGAGGAGGTTCATAGACTTCCTGAAAGGGGAGAAGTACACCCTCAGGTACGTGGGCTCCATGGTTGCAGACGTCCACAGAACCCTCTTCAAGGGGGGAGTCTTCATCTATCCGGCCGATAGGAAGAACACCAGCGGTAAGCTAAGGCTCCTCTACGAGGCGAGCCCCATGGCGTTCCTCGTTGAGCAGGCCGGAGGTTTGGCCTCTACCGGTGAGAAGCCGATTCTCGACGTTGTTCCCGAGAAGCTCCACCAAAGGGTTCCCGTTATTCTGGGGAGCAGGTGGGAGGTTGAGAAGTGCCTTGAGTTTATGAGGGAGGGGTAG